In Pieris napi chromosome 2, ilPieNapi1.2, whole genome shotgun sequence, the following proteins share a genomic window:
- the LOC125063042 gene encoding juvenile hormone esterase-like: protein MFRLFLLYLNFLTVFSEPPTVATSHGQVSGKVLKTLYENKEYYAFMGIPYAKPPLGELKFLPPRDLDPWNETLIATKERPACIQFNNNIKKKQPLGEYGKEDCLYLDIFTPNTDENKRAVIVFIYSERLSNSYNKTKDYAHDFFLEEDVVVVTPSHRLGVFGFLSFEDDVLPGNSGLLDLYAALKWISKNIGRFGGDPERVTLMGSQGGAAAVDLLIRSKAKELFNSAILQSGTSFTSMYLQESVLERALKLGELLEIPSKKSANLLRELQGCPIANFFTQELRAVPDDYNKDMQRSLLPFGPIVEKSPNGFITKYPENTSDEYNIPLMVGFNSREGIELSLNYLLEPNFVGSLNKDFPVIIPKRVDFRFDPIDDTYIEAAEEIKNFYFKKKKFSPKSVPEFITYIGDVINAYAINAMVENYAKKNSVYYYYFDYYSNFNQNKNDLLKLSKVNDGTWGAALGDELCYLFKCPELNQEYIKNKHEESDVWTRQKKLIKMWTTFSKYGHPTIDDNDANLEWPKYDEESKQYLSFGHEVKIKKNLLSERFKFWDDFINKWKNRAVNGVVTSKNKKDELY, encoded by the exons ATGTTTCGTTTGTTTTtactgtatttaaattttctcacTGTTTTTTCAGAGCCTCCGACAGTGGCAACAAGCCATGGCCAGGTTTCGGGAAAAGTTTTGAAGACTTTGTATGaaaacaaagaatattatGCGTTTATGGGCATACCATATGCAAAACCACCCCTAGGAGAATTGAAGTTTCTT cctCCCAGAGATCTCGACCCTTGGAACGAAACTCTTATTGCTACAAAAGAAAGGCCAGCCTGTATTCAGTTtaacaataacattaaaaagaagCAACCACTTGGGGAATATGGAAAGGAAGATTGCTTGTACCTTGACATCTTCACTCCAAATACAGACGAAAATAAACGAGCAGTAATAGTTTTCATTTACAGTGAACGCCTTTCTAACtcttacaataaaacaaaagactacGCGCATGACTTCTTCCTAGAAGAAGACGTAGTCGTTGTCACACCTAGCCATAGATTAGGAGTTTTCGGCTTTTTGTCCTTTGAGGATGACGTTTTACCAGGAAACTCCGGATTATTAGATCTGTACGCTGCTCTTAAGTGGATATCGAAAAATATAGGACGTTTTGGTGGCGACCCCGAAAGGGTCACACTAATGGGTTCTCAAGGAGGCGCCGCCGCTGTCGATTTACTTATACGCTCGAAAGCTAAGGAATTATTTAATTCAGCCATTTTACAGAGTGGTACTTCTTTCACTTCGATGTATTTACAGGAAAGTGTTTTGGAGAGAGCGTTGAAACTCGGCGAGTTGCTGGAAATTCCTTCCAAGAAAAGTGCAAATCTTCTGAGAGAATTACAAGGCTGTCCCATTGCTAACTTTTTTACACAGGAACTTCGGGCAGTGCCAGACGATTACAATAAAGATATGCAAAGAAGTCTTCTTCCTTTTGGACCAATTGTTGAGAAAAGCCCTAACGGATTCATAACAAAATACCCTGAGAATACAAGTGACGAATATAACATTCCTTTGATGGTTGGATTTAATTCAAGAGAGGGCATAGAGCTTTCTTTAAACTATCTATTGGAGCCAAATTTTGTAGGCAGTCTTAATAAAGATTTTCCCGTAATAATTCCTAAGCGAGTAGACTTTCGTTTCGACCCAATAGACGACACTTACATTGAAGCTGCAGAAGAAATCAAAAACTTCTatttcaaaaagaaaaagttttcTCCAAAAAGTGTGCCAGAGTTTATAACGTATATCGGTGATGTTATCAATGCTTATGCAATTAATGCAATGGTAGAGAACTATGCAAAGAAAAACTCCGTTTATTACTACTATTTCGACTATTACAGTAACTTTAATCAGAATAAAAATGACTTGTTAAAACTATCCAAGGTGAACGATGGAACCTGGGGGGCAGCACTTGGTGATGAATTATGCTACTTATTCAAATGTCCAGAATTAAACCAagaatacataaaaaacaaacacgAAGAATCTGATGTATGGACAAggcaaaagaaattaattaaaatgtggaCAACTTTTTCTAAGTATGG acaTCCCACAATTGACGACAATGATGCAAACCTAGAATGGCCTAAATATGATGAGGAATCGAAACAATACCTAAGTTTCGGCCACGAAGTCAAAATAAAGAAGAATTTATTGTCTGaacgttttaaattttgggacgattttattaataaatggaaAAACAGAGCTGTAAATGGTGTCGTAActtcgaaaaataaaaaagatgaattata TTAG
- the LOC125063047 gene encoding juvenile hormone esterase-like, producing the protein MSSFYLVILVCAYSCDSIFVTFNESVIVGKYFRTIFGDKSYAGFFNIPYAEPPLAELRFKPPIGPRSFENYKIYAYDQDTDQWNGFTEDCLYLSIFMPLSKNTKPVLVWLHEHSYWHGPDFFIDEEILVVTVSFRTGIFGFLNTEDEFAEGNLGVKDIQMSLEWLKHNVNKFNGDPKSITIVGAGLAATPAASMLLNMGKELFSKIIVLSGSALSPADYKNFNFEIANKLFNRLGDPLKRFNRKELYELLKNGTTDKLLSASRELFDSTEVRDNQRLINPFGCSLEIASKDPFMKWTPIEMYNRKAVNNVPVLIGYTSLPSLCKIRGLASNRELLKYLNYNFQYLLPFEGRVDEYNCKRYKKIKQRIKEFYFLNGTITERSLRRFAKYLSDIDIFPLLRQASLQSDISSCPVYLYRFAFKGSFNIGWRNCVPNLNWSGASLHDEICYLFKCKSLNHVYNRAESNERDFIKKIVRLLANFIKHGNPTPHDNDEVLKNIQWMPLSKGKHLKAINFGKLIRMRDIPEEERMRFWYHLQRDFVTLNNS; encoded by the exons ATGTCAAGTTTTTATTTGGTCATTTTAGTTTGTGCGTATTCGTGTGATagtatttttgttacatttaatgAAAGTGTAATCGTTGGGAAATATTTTCGTACCATTTTTGGGGACAAATCTTACGCAGGATTTTTTAACATACCATACGCGGAGCCTCCGTTAGCGGAATTAAGATTTAAG ccTCCGATAGGTCCTAGAAGTTTTgaaaactacaaaatataCGCATATGATCAAGACACAGACCAATGGAACGGGTTTACAGAGGATTGTCTTTATCTATCAATCTTTATGCCTCTCTCGAAAAATACGAAACCAGTCTTGGTATGGCTTCATGAACATTCCTACTGGCATGGTCCAGATTTCTTTATAGACGAGGAAATATTAGTCGTCACTGTTTCGTTTCGAACCGGAATATTTGGCTTCCTGAACACTGAAGATGAATTCGCTGAAGGAAATCTAGGAGTTAAAGACATACAGATGTCTCTCGAATGGCTCAAACACAAcgtgaataaatttaatgggGATCCTAAAAGTATTACTATAGTCGGTGCAGGTTTAGCGGCCACACCGGCAGCTTCGATGCTATTGAATATGGGTAAggaattattttctaaaataattgttttaagcgGCAGCGCACTGTCACCGGCTGATTATAAGAATTTTAACTTTGAGattgctaataaattattcaatagaCTTGGAGATCCACTTAAGAGATTTAATAGGAAAGAATTATATGAACTGCTCAAGAACGGGACAACGGATAAATTGCTATCGGCGTCTCGAGAACTTTTCGATAGCACTGAAGTAAGAGATAATCAAAGATTGATTAATCCATTTGGATGCTCCCTCGAGATTGCTTCTAAGGATCCATTTATGAAGTGGACACCTATTGAAATGTACAATAGGAAAGCTGTGAACAATGTGCCAGTTTTGATTGGCTACACGAGTTTACCTTCGCTCTGCAAGATAAGAGGTCTTGCTTCTAATAGAGAACTTTTAAAGTaccttaattataattttcaatatttactGCCATTCGAAGGGAGAGTGGACGAATACAACTGCAAAAGATACAAGAAAATTAAGCAGCGCAttaaggaattttattttctcaaCGGTACAATAACAGAGCGTAGTTTGAGGCGATTCGCAAAATACCTATCGGACATAGATATCTTCCCTTTGCTGAGACAAGCGAGTCTTCAAAGCGATATCTCAAGCTGTCCAGTATATTTGTATAGATTTGCGTTCAAGGGGTCTTTCAATATTGGCTGGAGAAATTGCGTTCCCAATTTAAATTGGTCGGGAGCAAGTTTGCACGACGAAATATGTTACTTATTCAAATGCAAATCTCTAAATCATGTCTATAACAGAGCCGAGTCCAATGAAAGGGACTTcattaagaaaattgtgagATTATTGGCGAACTTCATTAAACATGG GAACCCAACACCACACGACAATGATGaagtattgaaaaatattcaatgGATGCCTTTGAGTAAAGGCAAACATTTAAAAGCCATTAACTTTGGTAAATTGATACGAATGCGAGATATTCCCGAAGAAGAAAGAATGCGATTTTGGTATCATTTGCAAAGAGATTTTGtcactttaaataattcttaa
- the LOC125063049 gene encoding juvenile hormone esterase-like, whose product MKMHYFQKTWSLLFLFVTLAKCRAKEDVKLNIKQGTLSGLRKQTFLNDKAYYSFTGIPFAKPPLGALRFQPPQSHEGWEGILNVHDEKPTCFQVSFRMRNNEPPGFSGTEDCLFLNVYSPDIESSAPVVVFDYNDNFKTGFNGSQTYSPDFFIEEGVIVVNINHRLGIFGYLTTEDDVIPPNAGLRDFILGLAWIQDNIKAFGGDPKRVTVMGSRGGAVIANILLHSEKAKDLFSSVILQSGSAMESMYFDNSPREKAFKIGELLNITTDDSKILFEKLQLVDANTLLSLEGNVLDDRVMTDLQLSIDTFSPTIDKNTKDAVIATIPEKANIVNDVPVLVGFNSREGLDLASPYLMEPRMVKDIKNALFLFPIRVDFHFDRNSSIFHNALSEVLHFYLKDGYLHYNNILDYAVYMGDLFQNYALHTAAKKLSSDLKSEVYYYLFDYRGLFNENSEYISRFLRFSMEHWGATITDELCYLHLCTRIKKTYNQYKKLPSEQPEFKVLKKMVRMWTNFAKYGNPTPNENDGILKATKWLPMDKKGDSNYLHISKTLKMKKNPLGKRSEFWDEFLNKYRQMTKDGTAGHEEIRHIEL is encoded by the exons atgaaaatgcattattttcaaaaaacttGGAGCTTACTTTTTCTGTTTGTTACGTTAGCAAAATGTCGTGCAAAGGAGgatgtaaaattaaacataaaacagGGTACGTTATCAGGATTAAGAAAACAAACGTTTTTGAATGATAAAGCATATTATTCGTTTACGGGAATACCTTTTGCCAAGCCGCCGCTTGGTGCTCTAAGGTTTCAG CCACCTCAGTCTCATGAAGGATGGGAAGGCATACTAAATGTCCACGATGAAAAACCAACATGTTTCCAAGTCAGTTTTAGAATGAGAAATAATGAGCCGCCTGGCTTCTCCGGCACTGAGGATTGTCTCTTCTTAAATGTTTACTCACCTGACATAGAAAGTTCTGCTCCTGTAGTCGTTTTCGATTACAATGATAATTTCAAAACTGGCTTTAATGGATCACAAACATATTCACCAGACTTTTTCATTGAAGAGGGAGTAATAGTTGTCAATATCAATCACCGGCTGGGTATTTTCGGTTATTTAACCACAGAAGATGATGTTATACCCCCTAACGCAGGTCTACGAGACTTCATTTTAGGTCTAGCATGGATCCAAGATAATATAAAGGCGTTTGGGGGTGACCCAAAACGTGTGACCGTTATGGGAAGTCGTGGGGGTGCAGTAATAGCTAATATCTTACTACATTCAGAGAAGGCCaaagatttattttcttcTGTAATATTACAGAGCGGATCAGCAATGGAATCTATGTACTTTGATAATAGTCCTCGAGAGAAAGCATTTAAAATTGGAGAACTACTAAACATTACGACAGACGATTCGAAAATCCTATTTGAAAAGCTGCAATTAGTAGATGCTAATACTTTGCTCTCTCTCGAAGGAAACGTTTTGGATGACAGAGTTATGACTGATCTGCAGTTAAGCATTGACACTTTTTCACCAACTATTGACAAAAACACTAAAGACGCTGTGATTGCAACTATTCCTGAAAAAGCTAATATAGTTAATGATGTTCCCGTGTTAGTGGGATTTAACTCACGAGAAGGACTAGACTTAGCGTCGCCTTACCTAATGGAACCACGGATGgttaaagatattaaaaacgCTTTATTTCTGTTCCCAATAAGGGTCGATTTCCATTTTGATCGCAATAGTAGTATATTTCATAACGCACTAAGTGAAGTCCTACATTTCTATTTGAAAGATGGATATttgcattacaataatattttagattacgCTGTGTATATGGGTGATCTATTTCAGAATTATGCATTGCATACAGCTGCAAAGAAATTATCTAGCGATCTGAAATCCGAAGTTTACTATTACTTATTTGATTATAGAGgactatttaatgaaaatagcGAATACATATCTAGATTTTTAAGATTCAGCATGGAGCACTGGGGCGCAACAATTACTGATGAACTCTGTTATTTACATTTGTGCACACGAATTAAGAAGACGTAcaatcaatataaaaagttGCCCAGTGAGCAACCTGAGTTTAAGGTGTTGAAGAAGATGGTCAGGATGTGGACTAATTTTGCGAAATACGG aAATCCTACGCCCAATGAAAATGATGGCATTTTGAAGGCTACAAAGTGGTTACCGATGGATAAAAAAGGTGATTCGAATTACCTCCATATATCGAAAAcgttaaaaatgaaaaagaatCCTTTGGGTAAACGATCGGAATTTTGGGACgagttcttaaataaatacaggCAAATGACAAAAGATGGTACGGCGGGACACGAAGAAATACGTCATAttgaattgtaa
- the LOC125063043 gene encoding juvenile hormone esterase-like: MRALIFLCFINWIKGNVVVETESGKIAGKIVQSIIPGERYFSFLGIPFAQPPIGQLRFKAPVPHEAWDDVLEAKRERKSCAQYNIPSSGNEFGFCGNEDCLYLSIHTPYLPDDKAVKLPVIVFLYNQHFKTSYNNSKDYGPDFFMKEEVILVTVNHRLGAFGFLSFGDDVLPGNNGLRDILLALQWLNKNIKNFNGDPSRVTLMGHQGGAAMADILMRSPKSKGLFSSVILQSGTALSPLSFAKDPSKKAISLTENLKDKATTSKSIIERLSHVTAEQIADAELLCIHPDEPREHQRGVLPFPPVIEHDHPDAVITSYPEDNSAPINIPIMIGYGSRESIEACARFLHKPNYLTFADRDFVFLMPIRSGYRFQLNDQIYLEAIDEIKECYFDEGYVKVSQPGEYMSYINDASTFYPMDYTLRNLLNVSKSSVYYYMFDYNGDLNYKKQSILKDALAFDGTWGASLGDDLCYLFICNPIRKKYRKLLEEEDVEEIKVLKTMVRLYANFARSGNPTPEGEKFVWKPATKENKEILVISDELRIVNNLYNDKVKFWDDFLAKYKALAVDGVVKDKARDEL; encoded by the exons ATGAGAGcgctaatatttttatgtttcataaattGGATAAAAGGAAATGTAGTCGTGGAAACCGAATCTGGCAAAATCGCCGGAAAAATAGTGCAATCTATTATACCCGGTGAACGGTATTTTTCATTTCTGGGTATACCCTTCGCACAACCCCCTATTGGGCAACTTCGGTTCAAG gCACCTGTGCCTCATGAAGCTTGGGATGACGTATTAGAGGCTAAAAGAGAAAGAAAATCATGTGCACAATATAACATTCCTTCTAGTGGAAATGAATTTGGTTTTTGCGGAAACGAAGACTGTTTGTACTTAAGCATACATACACCTTATTTGCCTGACGACAAAGCTGTAAAGTTACCTGTTATAGTTTTTCTTTACAATCAACACTTTAAGACGTCCTACAACAATTCCAAAGATTACGGacctgatttttttatgaaagaaGAGGTTATATTGGTAACGGTTAACCATCGACTCGGTGCCTTTGGTTTTCTTTCGTTTGGGGATGATGTGTTACCAGGTAATAATGGTCTGAGAGACATCCTTTTAGCTCTTCAatggttaaataaaaatatcaaaaattttaACGGAGATCCGTCAAGAGTAACTCTAATGGGGCACCAAGGAGGGGCAGCAATGGCCGATATTTTAATGCGTTCTCCTAAATCAAAAGGCTTATTCAGCTCAGTGATATTACAAAGTGGAACTGCCCTCTCTCCACTTTCATTTGCAAAAGATCCAAGCAAAAAGGCTATTTCATTAACAGAAAATCTTAAAGACAAAGCCACCACAAGTAAATCAATAATTGAACGGCTATCACACGTAACAGCTGAACAAATAGCTGATGCCGAACTTTTGTGTATACATCCAGACGAACCAAGGGAACACCAAAGGGGAGTCCTACCATTTCCACCTGTCATTGAGCATGATCATCCAGATGCAGTTATTACATCGTACCCAGAAGATAACTCTGCGCCTATTAATATCCCCATAATGATTGGATACGGTTCACGGGAATCAATTGAAGCTTGTGCCCGCTTTCTTCATAAACCAAATTATCTTACCTTTGCAGACAGAGATTTTGTATTCCTCATGCCAATCAGATCGGGATACCGGTTTCAACTAAACgatcaaatatatttagaagcGATAGACGAAATAAAAGAGTGTTATTTTGACGAAGGCTACGTAAAAGTCAGTCAACCTGGAGAATACATGTCATACATAAATGATGCTTCAACATTTTATCCCATGGATTACACTTTacgaaatttattaaacgttTCCAAGTCATCTGTGTATTATTACATGTTTGATTATAATGGAGACCTAAATTACAAGAAACAATCAATACTAAAAGACGCTCTCGCTTTTGATGGCACCTGGGGAGCTTCCTTGGGCGACGacttatgttatttatttatttgtaacccaattagaaaaaaatatagaaaattattagaAGAAGAAGACGTGGAAGAGATCAAAGTATTAAAGACAATGGTCAGGTTATACGCTAATTTTGCTAGAAGCGG aaatccAACTCCCGAAGGAGAGAAATTCGTTTGGAAACCCGCAACGAAAGAGAATAAAGAAATCCTAGTAATTAGTGATGAACTACGTATCGTGAACAATCTTTACAATGACAAAGTGAAGTTTTGGGACGATTTTCTCGCAAAATACAAAGCTTTAGCCGTTGATGGTGTTGTAAAAGATAAAGCTAGAGatgaattataa